A single region of the Streptomyces sp. NBC_01262 genome encodes:
- a CDS encoding fumarylacetoacetate hydrolase family protein: MRYTRVSVGGRAVWGRVGEDDASDIELLSESPIEGDPTVIGSVPLDGAAWLPVVVPPVFYAVGYNYPRHIEHAGAETPTRPEVGYRANNALTGHRSPVVKPAGVQGRFEAEPELVAVIGRTLRRATYKEAQEAVFGWTIGNDISARTWQHQDRTFWRSKNSDTFKPMGPWIETDVDALAQTTTLRVNGEIRASFPTGDMVFDPFEHIVEITRHITMRPGDVLWMGAESTCQLEPGDTVDVEISGIGVLSNPVELEGNES; this comes from the coding sequence ATGCGATACACCCGCGTATCCGTCGGCGGCCGGGCGGTCTGGGGCCGCGTAGGGGAGGACGACGCCTCGGACATCGAGCTGCTGTCCGAGTCCCCCATCGAGGGCGATCCGACCGTCATCGGCTCGGTGCCGCTCGACGGGGCGGCCTGGCTGCCCGTCGTCGTCCCGCCGGTGTTCTACGCGGTCGGCTACAACTACCCGCGGCACATCGAGCACGCCGGCGCCGAGACCCCCACCCGCCCCGAGGTGGGCTACCGGGCCAACAACGCGCTGACCGGCCACCGGTCGCCCGTCGTGAAACCGGCGGGCGTGCAGGGCCGGTTCGAGGCCGAGCCGGAGCTCGTCGCGGTCATCGGGCGGACGCTGCGCCGGGCCACGTACAAGGAGGCGCAGGAGGCGGTCTTCGGCTGGACGATCGGCAACGACATCAGCGCCCGCACATGGCAGCACCAGGACCGCACCTTCTGGCGCAGCAAGAACAGCGACACCTTCAAGCCCATGGGCCCCTGGATCGAGACCGACGTGGACGCGCTCGCGCAGACCACCACGCTGCGCGTCAACGGGGAGATCCGCGCGTCGTTCCCGACCGGCGACATGGTGTTCGACCCCTTCGAGCACATCGTCGAGATCACCAGGCACATCACCATGCGGCCCGGCGATGTCCTGTGGATGGGCGCCGAGTCCACCTGCCAACTCGAACCCGGTGACACCGTCGACGTCGAGATCAGCGGCATCGGTGTCCTGTCCAACCCCGTAGAACTCGAAGGGAATGAATCATGA